The Planktothrix agardhii NIES-204 genomic interval CTTAGAGGGATTTACGGTAGACGATGAAAAACTATTTGAAGAATTTGTCCCCTCGATTCGCCTAATTTTAGAGTCTTCTCGTTCCTTCTATGCGGCCACGGTCAGACAGCGAGCAGCTGCGGCTTTAATGAATGCAGTTAATGCCCTCAGTAAGAGTAGTTTGGACTTAGAAGAAACCCTAAAAAATGTTATGGATCAGGCAAAAGAATTAATGAATGCCGATCGTAGCACCCTGTGGTTATTAGATGAAGAAAAAAGCGAACTTTGGACAAAAATTCCGATTAATGAAAAACTGATAGAAATTCGGATTCCTCGAAGCGCCGGATTTGCTGGAGTTGTTGCCCAAAGTGGTGAACCTTTATTAATTCCCTTTGATCTGTATAACGATCCCCGTTCCGAAACCTCTAAACAAACTGACCAAAAAACTAAATATCGGACTTGCAGTATGTTATGCACACCCGTTTATAATGCTGACAATCAACTGATTGGTGTGACTCAATTAATTAATAAAAAAAAACAAGGAGAACACCCGCCTTATAATCCAGAAAATTGGCCAGAAGCTCCGGAACAATGGAAAGCCAGCTTTAATACTAATGATTTAGAATTCATGCAGGCATTCAATATTCAAGCGGGGGTTGCCTTACAGAATGCCAAATTGTTCCAAAAAGTCAAAGAACAGGAACAACGGCAAAAAGATATTCTGCGATCGCTCAGTAATGGAGTCATTTCTACCGACAAAGAAGGTCGAATGATTGCCACGAATGATTGTGCCATGGAACTCCTAGGAATTCGGGAGGAAGATGTTGTTAAGGGGCGCTCTGTCCGAGATTTAATTCAGGTTAAAAACCGAGACTTTAGCAAATGGTTTGATCTAGCTTTAGCCCCGAAAGATATTAAAGACAGACAACAATATTACCCGGATCAAACTTTATTCTCCGAAACAAATGAATCCTCTCGGAGTGTGAATTTATCAATTAATTCCATGTCTGATATCAATAACCCAGAAAAAGTTAGTGGGGCTTTAGTGGTGATGGAAGATATCAGTGGCGAGAAAGAAATCAAGAACTTAATGTATCGCTACATGACCCCAGAAGTCGCTGAACAACTGTTAGCTAGTGGGGATACCGGATTAGGTGGAAAACGAAAAGACGTTACCGTTTTATTTAGTGATATTCGCGGCTACACCACCCTCACCGAAAAACTGCAAGCCGAAGAAGTAGTCACCATGCTCAACTCCTATTTTGAGGAAATGGTAGACACCGTGTTGGGCTATAAAGGAACCCTGGACAAATATATCGGAGATGCGTTAATGGCCGTATTTGGTTCTCCAGCCCCCCTGGTGGATCATCCCTGGATGGCGATGCAAGCGGCCGTGGAAATGCGCTACCGTCTAGCCGAATACAATGAAGGTCGGGTCGCCCAGGGGTTAATGCCTATTGGTATTGGTATGGGTCTCCATTCCGATGAAGTGGTATCGGGAAATATTGGGTCGAGTAAACGGATGGAATTAACCTCTATTGGGGATGGAGTTAACCTCGCCTCCCGTTTAGAAGGAACCAGTAAACAATATGGCACGGATATCGTAATTAGTGAGAATACCTATATCCATTATGCTGATCGGGTAATTGTGCGAGAACTCGATTTCATCACCGTCAAAGGCAAAAGCCAACCGGTGAGAATTTATGAACTCGTTGGCATTCGGGAAGGGAAATTAGTACGACCAATTTCTGAAAAACAACAGGGAATCATCGACCACTATCATCTAGGACGGGAATATTACCTCAAACCCGCCACGGACAAATTAACCGCAGAGGAAATAGTGCCGTTATTAGAAGAACTCGAAGAAGTCTCCGAAGTTCAAATGAAAAAACTATCTTATGATGATAAGGATTT includes:
- a CDS encoding adenylate cyclase; translated protein: MKSASPTNSISGESTVVSAQVIDVTPVQESTVNRKGMSKVGGETPLEESSSSTNGGLVLTGAGGSSFSSILAPLTKDNFVIVVKEVEDKLKTVNQTLSMLNNLLDAQGFEEILNEMLRSITIKIGELLNADRTTIWLVDEEKHELWSIVAGGQDGKPLELRIPSTAGIAGEVATTRNVVNIPYDFYNDPRSAAAKKMDQKNGYRTYTMVVMPLLNDENGLVAVVQLLNKLKLNSSHLDPLDEKIDLEGFTVDDEKLFEEFVPSIRLILESSRSFYAATVRQRAAAALMNAVNALSKSSLDLEETLKNVMDQAKELMNADRSTLWLLDEEKSELWTKIPINEKLIEIRIPRSAGFAGVVAQSGEPLLIPFDLYNDPRSETSKQTDQKTKYRTCSMLCTPVYNADNQLIGVTQLINKKKQGEHPPYNPENWPEAPEQWKASFNTNDLEFMQAFNIQAGVALQNAKLFQKVKEQEQRQKDILRSLSNGVISTDKEGRMIATNDCAMELLGIREEDVVKGRSVRDLIQVKNRDFSKWFDLALAPKDIKDRQQYYPDQTLFSETNESSRSVNLSINSMSDINNPEKVSGALVVMEDISGEKEIKNLMYRYMTPEVAEQLLASGDTGLGGKRKDVTVLFSDIRGYTTLTEKLQAEEVVTMLNSYFEEMVDTVLGYKGTLDKYIGDALMAVFGSPAPLVDHPWMAMQAAVEMRYRLAEYNEGRVAQGLMPIGIGMGLHSDEVVSGNIGSSKRMELTSIGDGVNLASRLEGTSKQYGTDIVISENTYIHYADRVIVRELDFITVKGKSQPVRIYELVGIREGKLVRPISEKQQGIIDHYHLGREYYLKPATDKLTAEEIVPLLEELEEVSEVQMKKLSYDDKDLLGQMLLKNSLEKLTEMLDENIIKRLAIEDFKRMPMEEALAILPEKVKGFTPRETKKLLIVKLKQFTTDENTRKMLEDEAAEMPLPKLRKMVDLAKRKFAAKAKESLRTAKREFLAVLDLDPKNKAAKLHVDRCILYETTQPPDETWDGVWNLTEK